A genome region from Paludibacterium sp. B53371 includes the following:
- the hypB gene encoding hydrogenase nickel incorporation protein HypB has protein sequence MCTTCGCSHGHIMINGKAARGHAHPPGKPGTSSGGYRQVAPLDAAHAPGMDQARTLKIEQDILADNDARAAHIRAQLQRKGIFALNLVSSPGSGKTSLLVETIRRWQQQSPVAVIEGDQQTANDAERIRATGAPAVQINTGKGCHLDARMVDQALLQLDREGALAPRSLLLIENVGNLVCPAAFDLGEAHKVAILSVTEGEDKPLKYPDMFRAADLMILSKIDLLPYVDFKVEAAIEMARQVRPGLPVICLSTRSGEGWQAWLDWLRQGLDQAGQ, from the coding sequence ATGTGTACCACCTGCGGCTGCAGTCACGGCCATATCATGATCAACGGCAAGGCCGCGCGCGGCCATGCCCACCCGCCAGGCAAGCCGGGGACGAGCAGCGGCGGTTATCGCCAGGTGGCGCCGCTGGATGCCGCGCATGCGCCGGGCATGGATCAGGCGCGAACCCTCAAGATCGAGCAGGACATTCTGGCCGACAATGACGCCCGCGCTGCGCATATCCGTGCGCAATTGCAACGCAAGGGCATCTTTGCCCTCAACCTGGTTTCCAGCCCCGGCTCGGGCAAGACCAGCCTGCTGGTGGAAACCATCCGCCGCTGGCAGCAGCAAAGCCCGGTGGCGGTGATCGAAGGCGATCAGCAGACCGCCAACGATGCCGAGCGCATTCGCGCCACCGGTGCGCCGGCAGTGCAGATCAATACCGGCAAGGGGTGTCATCTGGATGCCCGCATGGTGGATCAGGCCCTGCTGCAGCTGGATCGGGAGGGGGCCCTGGCACCGCGCAGCCTGTTGCTGATCGAGAACGTCGGCAATCTGGTGTGTCCGGCCGCCTTCGATCTGGGCGAGGCGCACAAGGTCGCCATTCTGTCGGTCACCGAGGGTGAGGACAAACCGCTCAAATACCCGGATATGTTCCGTGCCGCCGATCTGATGATTCTGAGCAAGATCGACCTGCTGCCCTATGTCGATTTCAAGGTGGAGGCGGCCATCGAGATGGCTCGTCAGGTCCGTCCGGGTTTGCCGGTGATCTGTCTGTCCACTCGCAGTGGTGAAGGCTGGCAAGCCTGGCTCGACTGGTTGCGCCAGGGGCTGGATCAGGCCGGGCAATGA
- the hypA gene encoding hydrogenase maturation nickel metallochaperone HypA, giving the protein MHELMLAESVVRIVEQTASRAGASKVTRVRLALGALAHVDADALLYCCQLVARDGPAAGAEYEVERPPAEAWCANCLQLVSPVALAAPCPQCGGFQLDIRAGEEMQVLEIAVA; this is encoded by the coding sequence ATGCATGAGCTGATGCTGGCGGAAAGCGTGGTGCGGATCGTTGAGCAAACCGCCAGTCGGGCCGGCGCCAGCAAGGTGACGCGGGTGCGTCTGGCGCTGGGTGCGCTGGCACATGTCGATGCCGATGCCTTGCTGTATTGCTGTCAGCTGGTTGCGCGCGACGGGCCGGCGGCCGGCGCCGAATATGAGGTGGAGCGTCCTCCGGCCGAAGCCTGGTGCGCGAATTGCTTGCAACTGGTGTCACCGGTCGCGCTGGCGGCACCCTGCCCACAGTGCGGCGGCTTCCAGCTGGACATCCGGGCCGGTGAAGAAATGCAGGTTTTGGAGATTGCCGTCGCCTGA
- a CDS encoding 4Fe-4S dicluster domain-containing protein — MNRFIIAEPQNCIGCRTCEVACAMAHPVGEGTEMLSPANFRPRLKVIKSARVSTPVLCRQCDDAPCAKACPSGAIVRREDSIQVLQERCVGCKSCMVACPYGAMDVTTVPAPGKSVLKSQASKALALKCDLCIDHPGGPACIPSCPTKCLHLVDQARLEAAMKKRREQAALDVPPLPF; from the coding sequence ATGAACCGGTTCATCATTGCTGAACCCCAGAATTGCATTGGTTGCCGAACCTGCGAGGTGGCGTGCGCCATGGCGCACCCGGTCGGTGAGGGCACGGAAATGCTGTCCCCGGCCAATTTCAGACCCAGGTTGAAGGTCATCAAGAGCGCGCGGGTCAGTACCCCGGTGCTGTGCCGCCAGTGTGACGATGCCCCCTGTGCCAAAGCCTGTCCGAGCGGCGCCATTGTCCGGCGCGAAGACAGCATTCAGGTACTGCAGGAACGCTGCGTCGGCTGCAAGAGCTGCATGGTGGCCTGCCCCTACGGCGCGATGGATGTCACCACGGTCCCGGCACCCGGCAAGAGTGTCCTGAAGAGCCAGGCCAGCAAGGCGCTGGCGCTCAAGTGCGACCTGTGTATCGATCACCCGGGTGGCCCGGCCTGTATTCCGTCCTGTCCGACCAAGTGCCTGCATCTGGTTGACCAGGCCCGGCTGGAAGCCGCCATGAAGAAACGCCGCGAACAGGCAGCACTGGATGTGCCGCCACTGCCGTTCTGA
- the fdhF gene encoding formate dehydrogenase subunit alpha, which translates to MKKVITVCPYCGSGCKLNLLVDNGKVVGAEAANGVTNEGELCLKGYYGWDFLNDTKLLTPRLKQPMIRRQRGGQFEAVSWDEAIQFASSRLKSIKEQYGPDAIMMTGSSRGTGNESNYVAQKFARAVIGTNNIDCCARVCHGPSVAGLMVTLGNGAMSNSICEIEDTDCILVFGYNAADSHPIVARRILKAKEKGAKIIVCDPRFIETARIADLYLPLKNGSNMALVNAFANVLIQEGLYNQHFVEHYAEGFEEYKAMVAKYTPEYTAEITGLEPELVRKAMRMYARSATATILWGMGVTQWGQAVDVVKGLSSLATITGNLARPNVGVGPVRGQNNVQGACDMGALPNTLPGYYSVTDAEARERFAKAWGVPSLPAEKGYSLTEVPHLIEEGKLKAYYIFGEDPLQTEPDLGVMRKAFAKLDLIIVQDIFMTKTAMMADVILPATSWGEHENVFSSADRGFQRCYKAVDAPGDVKDDWEIHSLMATAMGYPMHYNNAREIWDELRGLCHLYTGATYEKMADLGYVQWPCPTEDHPGTPWLYEGNKFDTPSGKALLFAAEWRAPLEKVDADYPLGLCTVREVGHYSCRSMTGNCAALQTLADEPGFVQIHPDDAKTYGIQDQSLVWVSSRRGKVITRANLNPRVNAGAVYMTYQWWIGACNELTAEHLDPISKTPEYKYSAVKVEAIADQAWAEQHVHETYSKMKADMRQAALN; encoded by the coding sequence ATGAAGAAGGTAATTACCGTTTGTCCGTACTGCGGCTCGGGCTGCAAGCTGAACCTGCTGGTCGATAACGGCAAGGTGGTCGGCGCCGAAGCCGCCAATGGCGTGACCAACGAAGGTGAACTGTGCCTGAAGGGCTATTACGGCTGGGACTTCCTCAACGACACCAAGCTGCTGACCCCGCGTCTGAAGCAACCGATGATTCGCCGCCAGCGTGGCGGCCAGTTCGAAGCCGTCTCCTGGGACGAGGCCATCCAGTTTGCCAGCTCGCGCCTGAAGTCCATCAAGGAACAATACGGCCCTGACGCCATCATGATGACCGGCTCGTCGCGTGGCACCGGCAACGAATCGAACTATGTCGCGCAAAAGTTCGCCCGGGCCGTCATCGGCACCAACAACATCGACTGCTGTGCCCGCGTCTGCCACGGCCCGTCGGTCGCCGGCCTGATGGTCACGCTGGGCAATGGCGCCATGAGTAATTCGATCTGCGAAATCGAAGATACCGACTGCATCCTGGTCTTTGGCTACAACGCCGCCGATTCGCACCCGATCGTGGCGCGCCGCATCCTCAAAGCCAAGGAAAAAGGCGCCAAGATCATTGTCTGCGATCCGCGTTTCATTGAAACCGCTCGTATCGCCGACCTGTACCTGCCACTGAAAAACGGCTCCAACATGGCGCTGGTCAACGCCTTCGCCAATGTGCTGATCCAGGAAGGCCTGTACAACCAGCATTTCGTCGAGCATTACGCCGAAGGCTTCGAGGAATACAAGGCGATGGTCGCCAAGTACACCCCGGAGTACACCGCCGAGATCACCGGCCTGGAACCGGAGCTGGTGCGCAAGGCCATGCGCATGTATGCCAGGTCGGCCACCGCCACCATCCTGTGGGGCATGGGCGTGACCCAGTGGGGTCAGGCCGTCGACGTGGTCAAGGGGCTGTCCAGCCTGGCCACCATCACTGGCAACCTGGCCCGCCCGAATGTCGGCGTCGGCCCGGTCCGCGGTCAGAACAATGTCCAGGGCGCCTGTGACATGGGGGCCCTGCCCAACACCCTGCCCGGCTATTACAGCGTGACCGATGCCGAGGCACGCGAGCGTTTCGCCAAGGCATGGGGGGTGCCGAGCCTGCCGGCCGAGAAGGGCTACAGTCTGACCGAGGTGCCGCACCTGATCGAGGAAGGCAAGCTCAAGGCCTACTACATCTTCGGCGAAGATCCGCTGCAGACCGAGCCGGACCTGGGCGTGATGCGCAAGGCCTTTGCCAAGCTGGACCTGATCATCGTTCAGGACATCTTCATGACCAAGACCGCCATGATGGCCGATGTCATTTTGCCGGCCACCTCGTGGGGCGAGCATGAGAACGTCTTCTCCAGTGCCGACCGCGGCTTCCAGCGCTGCTACAAGGCCGTGGACGCCCCGGGCGACGTCAAGGACGACTGGGAGATCCACAGCCTGATGGCCACCGCCATGGGCTATCCGATGCACTACAACAATGCCCGGGAAATCTGGGACGAGTTGCGCGGCCTGTGCCATCTGTACACCGGCGCCACCTACGAGAAGATGGCGGATCTGGGCTATGTGCAATGGCCCTGCCCGACGGAGGACCACCCCGGCACACCGTGGCTGTACGAAGGCAACAAGTTCGACACCCCGAGCGGCAAAGCGCTGCTGTTTGCCGCCGAATGGCGTGCGCCGCTGGAAAAGGTCGATGCCGACTATCCGCTCGGCCTGTGCACGGTGCGTGAAGTGGGGCACTACTCTTGCCGCTCGATGACCGGTAACTGCGCCGCGCTGCAAACCCTGGCCGACGAACCGGGCTTTGTCCAGATCCACCCGGACGATGCCAAGACCTACGGCATCCAGGATCAGTCTCTGGTCTGGGTTTCCTCGCGCCGCGGCAAGGTCATCACCCGAGCCAACCTGAACCCGCGTGTCAATGCGGGGGCGGTCTACATGACCTATCAGTGGTGGATCGGTGCCTGCAACGAACTGACCGCCGAGCATCTGGACCCGATCTCGAAGACGCCGGAGTACAAATACAGCGCCGTCAAGGTCGAAGCCATTGCCGACCAGGCATGGGCCGAGCAGCATGTGCATGAGACCTACAGCAAGATGAAGGCCGACATGCGCCAGGCGGCCCTGAACTAG
- the moaA gene encoding GTP 3',8-cyclase MoaA yields MRDIAPLQDRFGRRIDYLRLSLTDRCDLRCSYCRPHAFDGYSEPENWLSFEEITRVVAAFARMGAGRIRLTGGEPLLRRNLVQLVGQLSALPGVHDLSLSTNATQLAKHATALKAAGLARINVSLDSLDRACVREVSGRDSLDAVMAGIMAGKAAGLTPIKLNMVAMRGVNEHEITRMAAFCLEHGFILRLIEAMPVGDSGRNTAYLSLDEVRPVLVERFGLTPSSAELGGGPARYWETADGRGRIGFITPISQHFCATCNRVRLSVDGTLYLCLGQEERFELRPLLRAGIDDAGLEAAIRQAVELKPHSHDFVAAPQKIMRFMSQTGG; encoded by the coding sequence ATGCGTGATATTGCCCCTTTGCAGGATCGTTTTGGCCGCCGGATCGATTACCTGCGCCTGTCGCTGACTGATCGCTGCGATCTGCGCTGCAGCTATTGCCGGCCGCACGCCTTTGACGGCTACAGCGAACCGGAGAACTGGCTGAGCTTTGAGGAAATCACCCGTGTCGTCGCCGCCTTTGCCCGCATGGGCGCAGGCCGCATCCGACTGACCGGCGGCGAACCGCTGCTGCGTCGCAATCTGGTGCAGCTGGTCGGGCAACTGTCTGCCCTGCCCGGCGTGCACGATCTCTCGCTGTCGACCAATGCCACCCAGCTGGCCAAACATGCCACGGCACTCAAGGCCGCCGGCCTGGCACGCATCAATGTCAGCCTGGATTCGCTGGATCGCGCCTGTGTGCGCGAGGTCTCCGGTCGCGACAGTCTGGACGCCGTGATGGCCGGCATCATGGCCGGCAAGGCCGCCGGACTGACGCCGATCAAACTGAATATGGTCGCCATGCGCGGCGTCAATGAACATGAAATCACCCGCATGGCCGCCTTCTGCCTGGAACACGGCTTCATCCTGCGCCTGATCGAAGCCATGCCGGTCGGCGACAGCGGACGCAACACCGCCTATCTGTCGCTGGACGAGGTGCGCCCGGTCCTGGTCGAACGTTTCGGGCTCACGCCCTCGTCGGCCGAGCTCGGCGGCGGGCCGGCACGTTATTGGGAAACCGCCGACGGTCGTGGCCGCATTGGTTTCATCACGCCGATTTCGCAGCACTTCTGCGCCACCTGCAATCGGGTTCGCCTGTCGGTGGACGGTACGCTCTATCTGTGCCTGGGGCAGGAAGAACGCTTCGAATTGCGCCCGCTGCTGCGCGCCGGCATCGATGATGCCGGCCTGGAAGCCGCCATCCGCCAGGCGGTGGAACTCAAGCCGCACAGCCATGATTTTGTCGCTGCACCGCAGAAGATCATGCGCTTCATGTCGCAGACTGGCGGCTGA
- the fdhD gene encoding formate dehydrogenase accessory sulfurtransferase FdhD, translated as MPQETPTRSGHGRVTVQRHRHGAVQIVTDSVAEECPVALVFNGISHAVMMATPADLDCFALGFALSEGIIAEASAIRDMEVIHHAQSAEVQMELASADFMALKAQRRALAGRTGCGVCGIESIELLDLEPEVIRVDTPAPEVSEAMIGQILAALPTHQPLMQATGCAHGAAWCSRTGKIIRVFEDVGRHNALDKLLGWMAREQIAPDSGLVFLTSRASYELVRKAARRNIPLIATISAPTSLAIDIARKAGIRLLSFCRSNGFVVY; from the coding sequence ATGCCGCAAGAGACCCCGACCCGGTCCGGCCATGGCCGCGTCACCGTTCAGCGCCACCGCCATGGCGCAGTGCAGATCGTCACGGACAGCGTGGCAGAAGAATGCCCGGTCGCCCTGGTCTTCAACGGCATCTCCCACGCCGTGATGATGGCCACACCGGCCGATCTCGACTGTTTTGCCCTGGGTTTCGCCCTGTCGGAAGGCATCATTGCCGAGGCCAGCGCCATCCGTGACATGGAAGTCATCCATCACGCACAAAGCGCCGAAGTGCAAATGGAACTGGCCAGCGCAGACTTCATGGCGCTGAAGGCCCAGCGGCGCGCGCTGGCGGGACGCACCGGCTGTGGTGTCTGCGGGATTGAAAGCATCGAATTACTGGATCTGGAACCGGAAGTCATCCGGGTCGACACCCCGGCCCCCGAGGTCAGCGAAGCCATGATCGGCCAGATCCTCGCCGCGCTGCCGACGCATCAGCCGCTGATGCAGGCCACTGGCTGCGCACATGGCGCAGCCTGGTGCTCGCGCACAGGAAAAATCATCCGGGTCTTCGAGGATGTCGGTCGTCACAATGCGCTGGACAAACTGCTGGGCTGGATGGCGCGCGAGCAGATCGCCCCCGACAGCGGCCTGGTCTTTCTCACCAGCCGCGCCAGTTACGAACTGGTGCGCAAGGCGGCGCGACGCAATATCCCGCTGATTGCCACCATCTCGGCCCCCACGTCTCTGGCCATCGACATTGCCCGCAAAGCCGGCATTCGCCTGCTGAGTTTTTGCCGCAGCAATGGCTTTGTCGTTTACTGA
- a CDS encoding metal/formaldehyde-sensitive transcriptional repressor: MPHNNRAVLTRVRRIIGQAQALEAALLQQTDCHLVLQQLAAVRGAVNGLMAEVLDGYMRTHLMDGGSTEEKREQDMAQVSRVLHAYLK, encoded by the coding sequence ATGCCCCACAACAACCGTGCCGTTTTGACTCGCGTGCGGCGCATCATCGGTCAGGCGCAGGCTCTGGAGGCCGCGCTGCTGCAGCAGACCGACTGTCATCTTGTGCTACAGCAACTGGCGGCAGTCCGCGGCGCCGTCAATGGCCTGATGGCAGAAGTGCTGGATGGCTATATGCGCACCCATCTGATGGATGGGGGAAGTACGGAGGAAAAGCGCGAGCAGGACATGGCGCAGGTGTCCCGTGTGCTGCACGCTTATCTGAAATGA
- a CDS encoding DNA-binding transcriptional regulator, whose product MLSKEVNFDPREMRRRLDLNQQEFWSAVGVTQSGGSRYEQDRRIPKPVMELLRLRYQLGIKLEDITEQNATMIRAITEGHLDTGTLKQQLDRIQRVIKASQQLAYSASELSGAAEAVLSDREKQAMSPCLG is encoded by the coding sequence ATGCTTAGCAAAGAAGTCAATTTCGATCCGCGTGAAATGCGTCGCCGCCTTGACCTGAACCAGCAGGAATTCTGGTCCGCCGTCGGCGTGACGCAGTCGGGTGGTTCGCGCTACGAGCAGGACCGCCGCATTCCCAAGCCGGTCATGGAACTGCTGCGACTGCGCTATCAACTCGGCATCAAGCTGGAAGACATCACCGAGCAGAATGCCACCATGATTCGCGCCATTACTGAGGGCCATCTGGATACCGGCACGCTGAAACAGCAGCTGGATCGCATCCAGCGCGTCATCAAGGCCAGCCAGCAACTGGCCTACAGTGCCTCCGAGCTGTCCGGCGCCGCCGAAGCCGTGCTGAGTGACCGCGAAAAGCAAGCGATGAGCCCCTGCCTGGGCTGA
- a CDS encoding methyl-accepting chemotaxis protein — MFVSARKLTQFLKPLSEATRDGVDLTVTLDDRGSLGWIAQLIKGLINRFHGALIKIAGTAIRLSQQAPELAKLSRLLEERSRAQQSNAENISTASRILAETVDSITTSASEASAFSRQVAEAAESANSNDLLSRKQIQAIGDSTSALEQQMALLKDSSASISEVVELIKNIADRTRLLSLNAAIEAARAGEQGRGFAVVADEVRKLADQTMSATQNVEELLATIQEQVSTSSETMVAMSQQVHTGITVSQAAGASIEAASRDINTLIEHVRVIAEASSSQNEKVHAITAQIGEVVESTQQQLVDARELASRATQVSEQCDVLLTEVGEFRFTGHKRMRQVVEEEIAKWQLTRLDPDDLDRKLVGLYQRETTFEMLCITDVSGRQISSDVESGQVNPDGRKNNWSDRRWFQEPVRQRRLFVSDLYRSVDTNQYCFTIGTPLFDPQGQLLGVMSADVRFNHIVGQ; from the coding sequence ATGTTTGTCTCAGCGCGTAAACTGACCCAGTTTCTCAAACCGCTGTCGGAAGCCACCCGTGACGGCGTCGACCTGACGGTCACGCTCGATGATCGTGGCAGTCTTGGCTGGATTGCCCAACTGATCAAAGGTCTGATCAATCGCTTCCACGGCGCATTGATCAAAATCGCCGGCACCGCCATCCGCCTGTCGCAACAGGCACCGGAGCTGGCCAAGCTCTCCCGCCTGCTGGAAGAACGCTCGCGTGCCCAGCAAAGCAATGCGGAGAACATTTCCACCGCCAGCCGCATTCTGGCCGAGACCGTCGACTCGATCACCACCAGCGCCAGCGAGGCCTCGGCATTTTCCCGCCAGGTGGCCGAAGCGGCCGAAAGCGCCAACAGCAATGACCTGTTGAGCCGCAAGCAGATTCAGGCGATCGGCGACAGCACCAGCGCACTGGAGCAGCAGATGGCGCTGCTGAAAGACAGCTCGGCGTCGATCAGCGAAGTGGTGGAACTCATCAAGAACATCGCCGACCGCACCCGTCTCTTGTCGCTCAATGCGGCCATCGAGGCCGCCCGCGCCGGCGAACAGGGCCGCGGCTTTGCCGTGGTGGCGGACGAAGTCCGCAAGCTGGCTGACCAGACCATGTCGGCCACCCAGAATGTCGAGGAGTTGCTGGCCACCATTCAGGAACAGGTCAGCACCTCCAGCGAAACCATGGTGGCCATGTCGCAGCAGGTACACACCGGCATCACCGTCTCGCAGGCCGCCGGCGCCTCGATTGAGGCCGCCTCGCGCGACATCAACACCCTGATTGAGCATGTACGTGTCATCGCTGAAGCCAGCAGCTCGCAGAACGAGAAAGTTCACGCCATTACGGCGCAAATCGGCGAAGTCGTGGAAAGCACCCAGCAACAACTGGTCGATGCCCGCGAACTGGCCTCACGTGCCACCCAGGTCAGCGAACAGTGCGATGTTCTGCTGACGGAAGTCGGTGAATTCCGCTTTACCGGTCACAAGCGCATGCGGCAGGTGGTGGAAGAGGAAATCGCCAAGTGGCAGCTGACCCGCCTGGACCCGGATGACCTGGATCGCAAGCTGGTCGGACTCTACCAGCGCGAGACCACCTTCGAAATGCTGTGCATCACCGATGTCAGCGGGCGCCAGATCAGCTCTGACGTGGAATCGGGCCAGGTCAACCCGGATGGCCGCAAGAACAACTGGAGCGATCGTCGCTGGTTCCAGGAGCCGGTGCGGCAACGTCGCCTGTTCGTCTCCGACCTGTACCGTTCGGTCGACACCAACCAGTACTGCTTCACCATCGGCACGCCACTGTTTGACCCGCAGGGCCAACTGCTGGGCGTGATGAGCGCCGACGTCCGCTTCAATCACATTGTCGGGCAGTAA
- a CDS encoding ABC transporter ATP-binding protein, with protein MAFLDIKQLNKSFGDHAVVHDINMSIERGEFVTFLGPSGCGKTTVLRMIAGFENPNQGSIHVAGQEITHQSPQKRGIGIVFQNYALFPNLNVEQNIGFGLKVRKLPGREIASKVAEVMKLVELTGKEARYPHELSGGQRQRVALARALVVEPKILLLDEPLSALDARIRKNLREQIRDIQRRLQLTTVFVTHDQEEALTMSDRIYVMNQGRVEQHGSAEEIYTQPATEFVARFMGNYNLLKAEETHQLLGLQIEGHMAIRPESIHVLAAGSHELGMFEGVIRRHQLLGGVIRYQVESRGVQLLVDRLNRNAADLMPIGTSVRLQIDQNDMRVVR; from the coding sequence ATGGCTTTTCTGGATATCAAGCAACTCAACAAAAGCTTTGGCGACCATGCCGTGGTGCATGACATCAATATGTCCATCGAGCGCGGCGAGTTCGTCACCTTCCTCGGCCCGTCCGGCTGCGGCAAGACCACCGTGTTGCGTATGATTGCCGGCTTCGAGAATCCGAATCAGGGGTCGATTCACGTTGCCGGGCAGGAGATTACCCATCAGTCGCCGCAAAAGCGCGGTATCGGTATCGTCTTCCAGAATTACGCGCTGTTTCCCAACCTGAATGTCGAGCAGAACATCGGCTTCGGCCTGAAGGTGCGCAAGTTGCCCGGGCGCGAAATCGCCAGCAAGGTGGCCGAAGTCATGAAGCTGGTCGAGTTGACCGGCAAGGAAGCCCGTTATCCGCACGAGCTGTCGGGTGGCCAGCGCCAGCGCGTGGCCCTGGCGCGTGCGCTGGTGGTGGAACCGAAGATTCTGCTGCTGGACGAGCCGCTGTCTGCGCTGGATGCGCGCATCCGCAAGAATCTGCGCGAGCAGATCCGGGACATTCAGCGCCGCCTGCAGCTGACCACGGTCTTCGTGACGCATGATCAGGAAGAGGCCCTGACCATGTCGGATCGCATCTATGTGATGAATCAGGGCAGGGTAGAGCAGCATGGCTCGGCAGAGGAGATCTACACCCAGCCGGCGACCGAATTCGTTGCGCGCTTCATGGGCAACTACAACCTGCTCAAGGCGGAAGAGACGCATCAGTTGCTCGGCTTGCAGATCGAAGGTCATATGGCCATCCGTCCGGAGTCGATTCACGTTCTGGCGGCCGGCAGTCACGAGTTGGGTATGTTTGAAGGGGTGATTCGCCGCCACCAGTTGCTCGGTGGCGTCATCCGCTATCAGGTGGAGAGTCGTGGCGTGCAGTTGCTGGTGGATCGTCTGAACCGTAATGCTGCCGATCTGATGCCGATCGGCACCTCGGTCCGCCTGCAGATCGATCAGAACGATATGCGCGTGGTGCGCTGA
- a CDS encoding ABC transporter permease: MSRHSSRLGAWVAMIIGSAYFLLPLLATFLFSLKMRRDALSFDAYKVVLTDPQFQATFSYSTMMALLTIVTGIVLVVPTAYWIQLKLPKLRGLIEFITLLPLVIPAIVIVFGYLKMYNSSSWLPLTAHERSTDFLLMASYVTLSLPYLYRSIDTGLRAVDVRGLTEAAQSLGASWGEILLQVIFPNVKSAILSGAFLTFAVVIGEFTMASLLNRPAFGPYLQLIGANRAYEPSALAIIAFLVTWASMGLIQVFARNGRARRKAV, translated from the coding sequence ATGAGTCGCCATTCTTCCCGTCTTGGCGCCTGGGTGGCCATGATCATCGGCAGTGCCTATTTCTTGCTGCCGCTGCTGGCAACCTTCCTGTTCAGTCTGAAGATGCGTCGCGATGCCCTGAGTTTCGATGCCTACAAGGTGGTGCTGACCGATCCGCAGTTCCAGGCGACCTTCAGCTACTCCACCATGATGGCGCTGCTGACCATCGTGACCGGCATCGTGCTGGTGGTGCCGACGGCTTACTGGATTCAGCTCAAGCTGCCGAAGCTGCGTGGCTTGATTGAATTCATCACCCTGTTGCCGCTGGTGATTCCCGCCATCGTCATCGTGTTCGGCTATCTCAAGATGTACAACAGCAGTTCCTGGCTGCCGCTGACCGCTCATGAGCGCAGCACGGATTTTCTGCTGATGGCCAGCTACGTCACGTTGTCCTTGCCCTATCTGTACCGATCCATCGATACCGGTCTGCGCGCGGTGGATGTGCGTGGCCTGACCGAAGCGGCGCAGAGTCTGGGTGCCAGCTGGGGCGAAATCCTGCTGCAAGTGATCTTTCCCAACGTCAAGTCGGCCATCCTCTCCGGTGCCTTCCTGACTTTTGCGGTGGTGATTGGTGAGTTCACCATGGCCAGCCTGCTCAACCGGCCGGCTTTTGGTCCTTATCTGCAGTTGATCGGCGCCAATCGGGCCTATGAGCCATCGGCGCTGGCGATCATCGCCTTTCTGGTGACCTGGGCCTCGATGGGGCTGATCCAGGTTTTTGCCCGCAATGGCCGTGCCAGACGCAAAGCGGTCTGA
- a CDS encoding ABC transporter permease subunit: MAITETVKEPAVLHAGPAPRRHAGQALTWLGVAPFLIFALLFLILPTMQLMIGAFQDAQGHFTLNNIARLFTDDILGAYWVSFKVSFVSAFGGALIGLLLALAAIQGGLPAWVRPTLMTFSGVASNFAGVPLAFAFLATLGRIGLLTALLRSYLGFDLYGTGFSILSFTGLTLTYLYFQIPLMVLIIAPAIDGMKAEWREACESLGGSSWYFWWHVALPILFPSIMGSALLLFANAFGAVATAYALTGSSLNIVPILLFAQIRGDVLHDQNLGYALALGMIVVTGLSNAGYIWLRSRAERGQA; this comes from the coding sequence ATGGCTATTACGGAAACTGTCAAAGAGCCCGCCGTGCTGCACGCCGGCCCGGCTCCGCGGCGTCACGCCGGTCAGGCCCTGACCTGGCTCGGTGTCGCGCCCTTCCTGATTTTTGCCCTGCTGTTCCTGATCCTGCCGACCATGCAGCTGATGATCGGCGCGTTTCAGGATGCCCAGGGACACTTCACCCTGAATAATATTGCCCGGCTGTTTACCGACGACATCCTGGGGGCCTACTGGGTCAGCTTCAAGGTCAGCTTCGTATCCGCCTTCGGCGGGGCGCTGATTGGTTTGTTGCTGGCACTGGCGGCCATCCAGGGTGGGTTGCCGGCCTGGGTACGTCCGACCCTGATGACCTTTTCCGGGGTGGCCTCCAATTTTGCCGGGGTGCCGCTGGCCTTTGCCTTTCTGGCGACGCTGGGGCGAATCGGCCTGCTGACGGCCCTGCTGCGCAGCTACCTCGGCTTTGACCTGTATGGCACCGGCTTCAGCATTCTGAGCTTTACCGGTCTGACGCTGACTTATCTCTACTTCCAGATCCCGCTGATGGTGCTGATCATTGCGCCGGCCATCGACGGCATGAAGGCCGAATGGCGCGAGGCCTGCGAGAGTCTGGGCGGCAGCAGCTGGTATTTCTGGTGGCATGTCGCGCTGCCCATCCTGTTTCCGAGCATTATGGGCTCGGCGCTGCTGTTGTTTGCCAATGCCTTCGGCGCCGTGGCGACGGCCTATGCGCTGACCGGCAGTTCGCTCAACATCGTGCCGATCCTGCTGTTCGCCCAGATTCGCGGCGATGTGCTGCATGACCAGAACCTGGGCTATGCCCTGGCGCTGGGCATGATCGTGGTGACCGGGCTGTCCAATGCGGGCTATATCTGGCTGCGCAGCCGCGCGGAAAGGGGGCAGGCATGA